The following are encoded in a window of Phaseolus vulgaris cultivar G19833 chromosome 3, P. vulgaris v2.0, whole genome shotgun sequence genomic DNA:
- the LOC137839200 gene encoding uncharacterized protein — translation MTYKEMLAIPGMTDKLRFPPKTDRNLGPSKDTWCKFHKAFGHDVENCIALGYQLVGMVRDGFLKENLEGGREGLKDETPAKDQGHEVPVHCEVNTISGGFSGGGCIASQRKKYAREVRAVEAREPDLYFTNADLRDVVPHDNDSVVISVVTLGRRVHRVLIDQGSSVDVMFWSTINKLQLSPDQLRPYNGYLFGFAGDQVEVRGHVELRTTFSYGTSSCTINSRYLVVNAFSAYNILLGRPALNRLGAVASTRHMKMKFPSFRGGIIVIKSNQKATKKCYENILKSKRGVCVVIAQS, via the coding sequence ATGACCTACAAGGAGATGCTCGCCATACCAGGTATGACTGATAAGTTGAGGTTCCCCCCAAAGACTGATAGGAATTTGGGGCCAAGTAAGGATACCTGGTGCAAGTTCCATAAGGCCTTTGGGCACGATGTGGAGAATTGCATAGCCCTTGGATACCAGTTGGTAGGAATGGTGAGGGATGGCTTCCTGAAGGAGAATCTAGAGGGAGGTCGGGAAGGATTGAAGGACGAGACACCAGCGAAggatcaggggcacgaggtgcctGTCCATTGCGAGGTCAACACAATCTCTGGAGGATTTTCAGGGGGAGGATGCATTGCCTCCCAACGAAAGAAATATGCGAGAGAAGTGAGGGCAGTAGAGGCGAGAGAGCCCGACCTTTACTTCACTAACGCTGACCTGAGGGATGTGGTCCCACACGATAATGATTCAGTGGTGATCTCGGTAGTCACATTAGGAAGAAGGGTGCATCGAGTCCTCATCGACCAAGGGAGCTCAGtcgacgtgatgttctggtcaaCGATCAACAAGTTACAATTGTCGCCAGACCAGCTGAGACCGTACAACGGATATTTGTTTGGTTTCGCTGGAGACCAGGTAGAGGTGAGGGGGCAtgtggagctgaggacgacatTCTCATATGGCACCTCATCTTGCACTATTAATAGCAGGTACTTAGTTGTTAATGCATTTTCAGCTTACAACATCCTTCTAGGCAGGCCTGCCCTGAACAGGTTAGGCGCAGTGGCCTCGactaggcacatgaagatgaaattTCCCTCCTTCAGGGGAGGGATAATCGTTATCAAGTCTAACCAAAAGGCAACaaagaaatgctatgagaatatcTTAAAATCTAAAAGAGGAGTATGCGTGGTCATCGCCCAGTCTTAA